The sequence GACGCTTTTCTAATGGATGATGAATTCAGATTTGGAGACAAGAACCAGcctatgttttttattttatttacaagttTAGACACTAGGAAATCTTGGCATGACAGCTAGTAAGTCCAATGAGAAACAGCGTAGCTGCATATTCGTCCCTCAAGCCGTCATATCGGTGCCGTCATAAACAGAGAACGTTGTGTACAATAGTGGACCTGCATTACGGTCGTTTAACCACCAGAGAGCAACCTTCGCCGAGCTTTTGTATCCTCAGCGGTTTGAGTTGACAAATTAGTTAccttttgtccatttttttctttatgttcAAATGACTTACGCAATGCTGCTAGCATGTTAACATTATTTCTTAAAATTATTAGGTAAAGGGAGTGTATTGAATTAGTCTGTGTTTGCGTACACATGTATGTTTTGTCGGTAGTTAAGAAAGGACAAGTGTTGTTTTTTAGTTTCTGTATTGGTTAATAAAACCTATAAAATACATAATATGAATTATTACCAGTAAAAGTATCCTGCATTCatttacatttaaatatatatataaagagcTTTCTCTACAACATACAGCTTTTGTGCTTATATAACCCCAACACACGTATAAATAACACTGCAGCGTTCTCTGtaattaaataacaaataatatttCATTGGTCAGCCTCCTCTGTATGCTCTCGGTCTTTCTACACAGAAGAGAAAGACTTAAAAACAAGTCACAGGAGCGAGCATAGGTCTCACGCAATTGGCCAGCTGCACCAGCCTTGGACAAAACAAGGTGGAAGCTCCTCCCAATGGACGAGTGACGTAAGCGGTGCTTCCTCAACCACCTCACCCACCCCTGCCCCTCCTCCGTCGTCCTTCTTGCCAGCCCCTCCCTGGCGATTTGCTTGTCACCCTGCGAGGAAACATGAAGCCAGAGCACAGAAGAGGGCTGTGGTGGGGCGGGTTTGTGTGCTTGAGTGTATGACGCTCAAGTAGCCTCAGGCCATGTCCACATCAACGCAGATATTGTCAGAAAGGCTGGTTTTCGTTTTCTTGCATTAGGCTGTTTTTCCTTTACTTGCATTCGGGCCATTGGTCCTCAAGAAAACGTTAGGGTTATGTACTGGCCGAAGTTTTTGGTCCACGTGTTTGACATGTCAACCTTATCGTTGAGAGGTTCTGGCTTTAAATCTTGGCTGCTACGTTCCCAAAAATCTGGGGTCGTTGAAGACTCTAAATGGTGTTTGGTATGAATCGGTatgatagaaaatggatgacctGCTGATGTAGCTTTTTCAGCCTTCAGATTGGTTGATATGGACACCAAACTCGACAAATGCATTCTTGTGTACAAAGAGAGGTGTTTTTTGAAATCCTCATTGTGATTGGCTCACAAGTTCCTGAATGTGTGGACGTGGCCTGAGACGTACATACAGTAAGGCACATTGTTGAAATGAGTGCTTGCGGGAAAGTTAAAATTCTGAACGACCGGTTAACAGGAGTGCCGACATCAAGAGGTAGAATGGGAGTAAACAGTAAAAAATTTTGCCCTGGAGGTTTTCATATACAAAACTACTTCCATAAAACCTcaatcataaaaacaaaaatgccatCAAAATACAATTGAGAGATACGAGGCAGCAAAGAAGCCCCAGTGGCGTCAAAGCGTCTTGACTTCCAAAAACGAGGAGTGTTGTGTCAACAGAATGGCCCAAGAAAACCTGGTGACAAAGTCACGAATGCCGAAGGCAACCACGCAGGGTTTCTATGTACTGGTGGATCAGGACTTGACCAAGATCTCCATGATGTGATCCAGCTCACTGACGTCCATCAAGCATGACTGGAGACCTCCACTGGTGCCTTTCTCATTATTGTCCGCCCAGAGGGACATGCTGAGGGGCCACAGAGAGCCCGCCGTCCAGCCCCCGGACAGGTCAGATGTTTCGTACATGGACGTATCGATGTCTTCGAAGATATCGTCCAGGGCCAAGTCCCCGAGGTAGCCCATGGCGTTCACCACATCGCTAAACGCCCCAATGTTCGCGTCCTGGGAGGATTCCAGTTGTGTGGACGGACTGTCTCTGCCACCCTCCGCACACCTGGGACACGTATGGTCCTCATAAAGGAGAGGGGAGTCCGGAGTGCAGAGGATCGCACTCTTGTTCTGCTCTGAGTTGTTGAGCATGTCGTCCTGAATCTGCCGCAGCGTGTTGATGAGAAGCACCGAGCGACGCAGGCTGAGCTCCACGCCGGCCCGGTAGCGTTGCAGCTTCTCCAGGCTGAGGCCCAGCACGCGCTGACGCATGTCGCCGGCGCCGCCTGATATTGCCTCCGTGGTGCCGACCTCGCCATCACCGCGCCGCTGCTTCTCCTCGCTGGCCGCGTCCAACCCCTCCACGCAGCTCCACTTCCGCTTCACGCCGCGACCCAACATAGACCTGCAGGAAAATTTTCCCACATATTATAAGAACATACTTGTAATAATACAACTGTTTTTACAACTTTAGCTGTTCCACTCCAATATCCCATCATAGATCGATACCGTTCCGATTCCTGGCAATTCATGTTGGCAGGCACCACCATCATGTTAGCGTCCTGGTATATGTAACAGTATCCAAACAGGTCCAATTTTTCTTCTCCTGAGGTCCTGTCCCAACAGTCCTATCTGGGAcacctgggatttttttttgtcatgactCAGAGTCTGTGATGCGTAAGATTTTACTCATGCAGAAAAGGCGCCGCTCCATCTACTAGAGGGAGAGTCAGACCAGGTAGCGGCAGGTTCGAGAAGATGGTTCTACCAACCGCACGTGGAACTCCAAATAGGAAGGTTGGAGAGTGAGTCCTTAAAGCTGACATTCAGTCTCTATTCAATTTGCTTCTGATAATTCTAATGACAAAACACACACGTCATGAACGTCATGCTGCTCTGTTGGGCTCGAACTCCCGATGTGGGTAACGAACCGGTCCCGCTCGTGAGCCGAGTTTAAAAGTTCCGAATTATTTAATTCAAGCCAACAAACCTTATTTGTCCTGGGCCTGGGTCATGAGAAGAAACAATCCCCCGTAAAGTCCGTTTCTTCGGCCGTGTTATGTCGCCGTCGAGTCCGTAGCGAAGAGGAGGAATGTTCCGTCCCCGTGGAGGGGTGAGGGTGGAGGTGGGGGGTGTCGAAGTATGGGTTGGACCGGGGCTTCTTAAACCAGTTGTAATTGGTCCATTTGACCGTCCTTCAAGCATCCACCTCCGCCACTCACGGGGCTATGAATGTGCGGCGGCTGCGGTACGTTCAGATGCCGCTCCGAGAACGTAGGAACTCGGGATCGGGTGGCTGCACACGTGAGCCACCAAAGTGATTGGACCAATCGCGGTTTTGTGTGTAACTGGATATAAAAGTGTGATGTTAGGAATTAATATATTTGATGTGAAACGAAACAGTGCAAAAATAACACTTTTTGAAGAC is a genomic window of Syngnathus typhle isolate RoL2023-S1 ecotype Sweden linkage group LG16, RoL_Styp_1.0, whole genome shotgun sequence containing:
- the si:dkey-177p2.6 gene encoding SERTA domain-containing protein 3 → MLGRGVKRKWSCVEGLDAASEEKQRRGDGEVGTTEAISGGAGDMRQRVLGLSLEKLQRYRAGVELSLRRSVLLINTLRQIQDDMLNNSEQNKSAILCTPDSPLLYEDHTCPRCAEGGRDSPSTQLESSQDANIGAFSDVVNAMGYLGDLALDDIFEDIDTSMYETSDLSGGWTAGSLWPLSMSLWADNNEKGTSGGLQSCLMDVSELDHIMEILVKS